Proteins found in one Mytilus edulis chromosome 2, xbMytEdul2.2, whole genome shotgun sequence genomic segment:
- the LOC139510543 gene encoding heavy metal-binding protein HIP-like produces MVSIYLLLCIGICGQFGKVTSNENDKKICVSEEFMRKMMKGYCKNPAPAHKERPVFFASLKTHPFTLNGINDVLKFDDVRINRGDGYNPSNGVFAAPRSGIYQISCMLLGEKSNRVQYQLMKNNSVYTYGYVGNQDHDSQSISSILDLKQGDRVFIQHRVNGVQKIYGGNYSTFSGYFLQE; encoded by the exons ATGGTATCTATCTATTTATTACTGTGTATTGGTATTTGTGGTCAGTTTGGAAAGGTGACATCAAACGAAAATg ACAAGAAGATTTGTGTATCCGAAGAATTTATGAGAAAGATGATGAAAGGATACTGTAAAAACCCCGCGCCCg CTCATAAAGAAAGACCTGTATTTTTTGCATCCTTGAAAACGCACCCGTTTACTCTAAATGGTATAAATGATGTATTAAAGTTCGATGACGTCAGGATAAACAGGGGTGATGGATATAATCCTTCAAATGGCGTCTTTGCCGCACCGCGCAGTGGAATATATCAGATATCATGTATGCTCCTTGGAGAGAAATCAAACCGTGTACAGTACCAACTTATGAAAAATAATTCAGTTTATACCTATGGGTATGTTGGCAACCAAGACCATGATTCCCAGAGTATAAGTTCAATACTTGACCTTAAGCAAGGGGATCGTGTTTTTATACAACACAGAGTGAATGGAGTACAGAAGATTTATGGTGGCAATTACTCTACCTTCTCTGGCTACTTTTTGCAAGAATAA